A window of the Desulfovibrio sp. UIB00 genome harbors these coding sequences:
- a CDS encoding RNA methyltransferase, producing MHNETEQAPLLPGLKPVLELLASEPQRIDCVFCKKGLRGPDAQEVLNLCRQHNVRFSLVDQVALDRLCRGAGGQTAQGRQGRDGVSHQGVVARLAATGFTELADLLTAAADAPLPLIVALDQVQDPGNVGTICRTLYALGGAGIILPQHNSAYLGPAARRAAAGALEKLPVTRVTNLGHALDSAEEAGLTIYGAGGDGPSSLNAFDDPMQLPAVLVLGNEDKGLRPGVAKRCAHMLRIPLARSFDSLNVAQAGAVLLGLAAAHKAKNSAS from the coding sequence ATGCATAATGAAACTGAACAAGCCCCGCTGCTGCCGGGCCTCAAGCCTGTGCTGGAACTGCTTGCCAGCGAGCCCCAGCGCATCGACTGCGTCTTCTGCAAAAAAGGCCTGCGTGGCCCCGATGCGCAGGAAGTGCTGAACCTTTGCCGTCAGCACAACGTGCGCTTCAGTCTGGTAGACCAGGTGGCTCTTGACCGCCTGTGCCGTGGCGCTGGCGGTCAAACTGCCCAGGGGCGTCAAGGCCGTGACGGCGTTTCCCATCAGGGCGTTGTGGCCCGTCTGGCCGCCACCGGCTTTACCGAACTTGCCGACCTGCTGACTGCGGCAGCCGATGCCCCCCTGCCCCTCATTGTGGCCCTAGACCAGGTACAAGACCCCGGCAACGTGGGCACAATCTGCCGCACCCTCTATGCGCTGGGCGGTGCGGGCATCATTCTGCCCCAGCACAACAGCGCCTACCTTGGCCCCGCAGCCCGCAGGGCCGCTGCGGGCGCACTGGAAAAACTGCCCGTGACCCGCGTCACCAATCTGGGGCACGCCCTGGACAGCGCCGAAGAAGCTGGCCTGACCATTTACGGCGCAGGCGGTGATGGCCCATCAAGCCTCAATGCCTTTGATGACCCCATGCAGTTGCCTGCCGTGCTGGTTCTGGGCAATGAGGACAAAGGCCTTCGGCCCGGAGTTGCCAAGCGGTGCGCGCACATGCTGCGTATTCCGCTTGCCCGCTCCTTTGACTCGCTCAACGTGGCGCAAGCCGGAGCCGTACTGCTGGGCCTTGCCGCAGCGCACAAGGCAAAAAATTCTGCATCGTAG